From one Nothobranchius furzeri strain GRZ-AD chromosome 2, NfurGRZ-RIMD1, whole genome shotgun sequence genomic stretch:
- the LOC107377312 gene encoding thialysine N-epsilon-acetyltransferase, whose amino-acid sequence MGRAVYMDDLYVMPEFRGKGIGKALISKVAQLGLAAGCNQLHFTVLDWNKSSMDFYHSQGCFDITATKGDHCMRCEGEALEHLAQP is encoded by the exons ATGGGCAGGGCCGTTTATATGGATGACTTGTACGTAATGCCAGAGTTCAGAG GGAAGGGCATCGGAAAAGCTCTTATTAGCAAAGTGGCACAG CTGGGTTTAGCTGCTGGCTGCAACCAGCTCCACTTCACCGTCCTGGACTGGAACAAATCCTCTATGGACTTTTACCACAGCCAAGGCTGCTTTGATATTACTGCTACTAAGGGTGATCACTGCATGcgctgtgagggagaggcactggagCACCTGGCACAGCCTTAA